The sequence GACCAGAGAAGACAATTTGAGCATCCTTTATGGTATCCCATAATACCAGTGGCAATTACCTTATTGGACATTTCAGCTTCTAAAATCAGAAAACTGGTTGCTCTAAATCGATCAATACGATTTCTAGTTCCCGAAATAGTCAGAGAATATATAATTTATTATCGCCTCTATGGGGCTACTATTGAATCATAGTGGTGAAAATAGAAAGAAAGGACTGAGGTGTGCTTGAGTTTATGATGACGGAAAGAAAAGTTAAGGGGAGAAAAAATACAAAGGCAAAGAAAGTGGAAGAAATTTCTACTCAGGAAAAAGCGCTACTTTGCGCTCGTATTGCCGAAAACTATAAAGCCAAACGTCTTGCCGTCCTCTCTATAGGGGATATGTGCAACTTTACGGATTACTTTGTAATTTGCAGCGGTCAATCTACCAAACAAGTCCAGGGAATTGTTGATCATATTGAAGAAGAAATGAGAAAAGCCGGCTATAGTCCTTTGGGCATAGAAGGCTGGAAAGAAGGGCGTTGGGTTCTGATGGATTATGACGATGTGATTGTTCATGTTTTCCACGATCCTGTAAGGGAGGTGTATGATCTAGAAAGCCTTTGGGCTGATGCGTCCAATTTGTGGGTTTCGGAAGA is a genomic window of Thermodesulforhabdaceae bacterium containing:
- the rsfS gene encoding ribosome silencing factor, translated to MMTERKVKGRKNTKAKKVEEISTQEKALLCARIAENYKAKRLAVLSIGDMCNFTDYFVICSGQSTKQVQGIVDHIEEEMRKAGYSPLGIEGWKEGRWVLMDYDDVIVHVFHDPVREVYDLESLWADASNLWVSEERSSD